AAGCGATTACTTCTGCTTGCAGAATTTGTGCTGAAATCAAACCACAATTTCACAAAACTCAAGGAAAGCTTATTAAGGCGATAGCTCCTTTTGAACGACTAAGCATTGATTTCAAGGGCCCATTACCTTCAAAGAGCAAGAATAAATACATCCTCACTATTATCGATGAATTCTCTAGATTTCCATTCGCATATCCTTGTCAAGATTTATCTGCAGACACTGTAATCAGATGccttaaagatattttttttatgttcggCACTCCTCTCTTTGTCCATTCTGATAGAGGCTCTGCTTTTGTGTCAGAACGAGTGCAGCAGTTCTTGCTTTCCTTAAACGTGGCAAGTAGTCGGACTACTCCATATAATCCACAAGGTAATGGACAAGTTGAACGTTTAAACGGGACATTGTGGAGGACAGTGCAACTTTTCCTAAAATCTAAGGGCCTGGAAGTGACGGATTGGGAACAAGTGCTATCCGAATCTTTACATTCTATACGTTCTTTACTTTGCACGGCCACAAATTGCACTCCTCACGAACGTTTGTTTTTCCACCCTCGACGAACAATGAATGGGCAGTCGATACCATCATGGTTATCGTCTTCTGGGACCGCTCTCATGAAAAGGAATGTTCGTGCTTCAAAGTACGACCCCTTAGTGGAAGAGGTCGAACTTTTACAAACAAATCCATCATATTCGTATATAAGATTACAAGATGGTAGAGAGACCACCGTTTCAAACAGACATTTGGCTCCTTTACCGGATGGAGAGGATGATTCCTGTCAAGAAGAGCCATCAGACTTAGATGAAATAGTTCAGGAATCTGAATCTGTTCAGCAGCCTGAACTTGGTCAAGAAACTGGTGTTGCTGAAGAGCCAGAGGCAAACCTAAGCCGGCGTTCCCACAGGGCTCGCAGAAGACCAGGCTATCTAGAAGATTTCGTTTGTGATAATGACTAAAGTGTACCTGGACATTGAAATATTGGCGATGCAAAGATTCTAACTAGCGCCTCTAGTGTCAAAATTGTGAAGCTGTCTAAGAACGACACTTTGACAGTTTTCGTTACAATTAACGTCAGggaaaaacataaataataaatacaaataagatTTACGTGGCATTTTGCTGTTTAAGACAATAATTATGTTGTCAATAGTCGATGTAATTAATGCGTCTGCAGGATACACAAAACCAATGCGTTCTGGTGAAGAATTATTACGGAGTGGAATGGTGATTTCGGTtggaaaaaaagagaaaaataataacgtaattcATGTACAAGCACTGGTACTACGAACGTCGGGATTAAATTCCAAACATCCAGCCATTATAAAACTGTGGATAGATGTATCTCAAGAATATGGAAATAGATTAGTTGGTGATAATGAACAAGAAGTCACAAAGGTCTGCGATTGTCCTGCTGGAGCTTCAGAGAAATGTAAACACATATTAGCTGTTATGCTTTATCTCTCAAGGTTTGTAAATTGGTCAATTACTTTTATATCCATTTGTCCATCCTCATCCATATGCACTAtgaattctataaaataatgttaaagtaggtacctaatttactCTGACTGTCTGTCTGTAACAATTTTACAGTCAGGTAATAGATAATGTAAAGTACTTACCTATATAAGTACTAGACCATAATTGTAAATGATTagctatttttatctttttcagAACTGAGGAGGCAGATCTGGAGGACCTGAGTTGTACGGACATTGAGAAACAATGGGGTACACTTAAAACTACAGCATTGAAGGAATATGAAGCAAAATCTTTGTCTGAAATGTGCCATGTGAAAGGACAGAGGGACATCTATGTGAAAACAATGCCAGAAGTCACTGAAGAGATGGAAAGTCGTTGGAGAATGAAGTTAATACAGAGTAAATACTTGTAAAGCATAATATGGCACCTACCTGGAAaacatcaatttcataaaattatattttcagatTGAATGgacagttacaaacaaaaatGAAGTTTCTAAAATTATGCTGTTTATTTCAGGCGCACCAAAcagtgaatattctttatttacaAGTCTAATTTCTGTAATCCACTAAATTGACTTGTGTCGATGAAGTCTTGACATGATGATGACTGTTGTTATCAGTTATATTATTATCCTCAAATTTAGTTTTTTCATTCTCCATAGCAAGTCCAACCTCTTTATTTGATTCCACTATTTTCCTGTGTCTAATAACAGCCCTATTTTCTCGagcaattgtttttt
The DNA window shown above is from Ostrinia nubilalis chromosome 13, ilOstNubi1.1, whole genome shotgun sequence and carries:
- the LOC135077171 gene encoding uncharacterized protein LOC135077171 — its product is MLSIVDVINASAGYTKPMRSGEELLRSGMVISVGKKEKNNNVIHVQALVLRTSGLNSKHPAIIKLWIDVSQEYGNRLVGDNEQEVTKVCDCPAGASEKCKHILAVMLYLSRTEEADLEDLSCTDIEKQWGTLKTTALKEYEAKSLSEMCHVKGQRDIYVKTMPEVTEEMESRWRMKLIQSAPNSEYSLFTSLISVIH